GTGGATTCATATAATAGGATTAAGTTTGGAGAGAGGAGGGAGTTCTGCTGGTAGGTTGGACGATTTCCCATCAAAGTCTTCGCAAAGAACAAACATGAAACAACTGCTGAGTAAATCTGGAGAAGATGCAGATAACTAAATCCACATAATGCGAGACACAGAAACAGGTTGTGGAACAACTAGACGATTCCGGTCTCGGGCTTACGACGTATGAGTAATAGGAATGGGATGGGTGACGCAGGTGTAGCAAATAAACATGAACATGTACACTCACCGTGAAAcgaactgaaaagaaaaaatgaatttgagaCGTTTCGAAAAAGATGAAGCACAAATTAAGCAGCTGCAGACAGAGAATCCAAGCGGCTGCCCGGCAGTATGAAATAAACGACTCCCAAATACTATCAGTACATTCAACTTTCGTaatgtaaaacagcagaagcAACTCAAGTCTCCCTTGGCTACTCGGCCTTGATATTCTGACAGGCGCTGGCCGTTCGTTCCACTAGAGGTCTCAAAAGTATAAAGGTTGCCGGATCGCCCAattcaatatttatatttattaaaaggAACTTTACATTTAAAGATATtatgttttgaaaattctccttttttaattttgtgacattaagattatttttacacgaaaaagaaatattttgctttctttaattctttctttatttaggGCAACATTGTGAACGatccgataaaaaaaacacagtttGAGGTCGGCTGCTATCATTCATTTGTGTTTACGTCTTTTGTAATGCATAGTCATTTTTGAGCTAACCAAGTTGTGTTTTGATTGTGAACGATGGATAACAACCCGGTTAATGAAGCACTTCCTGATGCAGCAAGTGTGGAAGATAATGAACTAAATGTAGAAATGCCTTCTCATACAGACGAAAGCTTACCGGCCCTCCCCAACAGCGCCCCAGCTACTCCAAAAGCAGATAATAAAACacccaaaagtaaaaaatttgtataactagtgtttgttgaatttttatttatgctttatttgatttctttttctgtagtTACAGTGGTACTCTGTCCAGTTGGAGGAGCTCCTATTATGAGACAGAGGAAATGGGAAGTAGATTCCACACAGACAATTGGCTTTATTGCATCCTTTATCAGGAAGAAACTTACACTCCAGAAGTCAGATTCTCTTGTAAGTAAAAATACAACACTTGTTCCTTTAACTAAGCatcattaattattattttattttcacagtTCTTTTATGTCAACCAGTCGTTTGCCCCTTCACTCGACCAAACAGTCCAGAACCTTTTTGATTGCTTTGGTTCTGATGGCAAATTGATTTTAGCTTATTGCAGAACACAAGCATGGGGTTGACAGGCTTACAGTAGAAGATTCTCAGCAGacaatgtgatttttttttttgtattatgaCCTTTCTCAATCAAGTACAGAGAATGTAATAAATTAATGGTTTAATCTTTCTGAAGTTCCATTACATGCTCGATGGCCCGAGGTTTACCGTCTTCGCCAACTCGAGCCGGCTGAATGATTCCTTTTCTGAAAATATCAATGTATTTGTTGTCGAGTTAATAAAACGTTTTCTAAAGTGAATCCACAAAAACTGTATTATACCTTTGCAATTGGTCGATCATATTCACCAACTTGACAGCCTCATATTCCTTCTGTTCCTCCGACATGTTTTCGAGTGGGTTGGGACGTTGTGGTTCGTACGAGCCGGTAACAGGATTAATACTGCTCCCATACAAAAggataatttcaaataataaatattgatgTCAATGAAAACCTACaaatgtaaattttcttttgacaactACCTGTGTTCCACTTGCTTGTATTCTTCAGTTCCGGAATCTTCCGAGTCCGAAGAATAAGCCGAAACATGAGACGGTGGATGTCCCATCATTAATCCTCGATGAGCCAGAAGACCAGCTGCGTTGCCATAACCGGTGTATTTAATCAATCTGCTTACTGAAATTAAAGGTGTCGAATTCGTATGTCATTTATGAAGCTTCACTGGATAAAATAAGGTTGCGCTAAACACCTACCATTTTCTTTGCAGAGAACAAAGAGGAATTCTGCGACTAGAAACTCAACTTGCGTGCTAGGCGAAGTCATCAGTCGACATAGTTTGCTTCGTATTGTGTTACCTTCCTCTGGTCGGTGCATGACGTCACGAAGCGGAGGAAGAACACGAGAGCGTATAAATTTACGAGCAATTCTGTTTGTTCTTGAAAACTGAATCAGTACTGAAAGAACGGGAAGAAGCTCTTCTTGCAAGACCCGAATCGgctaaaaagggaaaatatattTGCAAGATTACAATTTAACTGCTGCATTTAGTGAAAACTACTTTTCCAAGGCGTTCTTCCAAAAATTCCAGCAAAACTACCAAAGCAGTGATATCACAACCTTGGAAGCAATCTTCTGAATTGGCACAAGCAGGAATTAGTTCTTCATAGCTTTCAAATGACATGCTTGTAAGCAAATTTATGGCAtgactaaaattttaaaaaataatattaaaaaagctaaaaagaaataataaattaaattagatAATATTTGTTCAGACCTTTTTAATTCCTCTTTCTTAGCCAATGCATTCGAATTGGCTAACAGAAACTGACGGATAATTTTCATCAATTCTCGCTGTAGTTGCAAATCATCGTAATCCTCGTTCGGCAAATCAATgagtttttcatttgaaagtaacaagttgaaaatgattttcaaacattCACAGCAAAGTTCTGCTGTGTTACCATCCAAGTGATCTAGTCCATGAACCGTGCAACACTGTTCTAGGTATTTTGTCAGATGTTTGATTCCGTGTAACGAATATCGTAGAGTTggtctagaaaagaaaatatgtaaTCACTCTGAACCATTTTATCATTTACATGAATTTTTCTTACCGGCAATCACTGCACAGAGcagtaagaagaaaaagaatttttaaatcaaataaaagaacatcATGTGGGATATTAGATGATTTTTCTACAGATAATCTCAAGAGGATGGCTTCAGCTATAGAAGTCTCAGAAACAAGTGTTCTTGACTTAAGATGACTAAAAACCAGGttgaaaatacatttttgggCTTCCAATATCCCTAATTATTTAAACAGAATACACCATGTTAtagatatttaattttctaatacATCAAATTGTGTTATATAAAAAGTACTATCATACCAACAAACTGTTCTGGTAGGTTAGTTGATTTTTGAAGACTGAGATTTGCTTTCTCAACTAACAGATTAATAAAAGAATCTGTCACAATTTTGTCAAGGTGTTGCTGGTCCCGActatgtaaaataaaaataataagctaCCCAAGTTTAAGTTTATTAAAGTTGTAGTACCTTAATATTTTAAGTATCTGTAAACAATGAGAGTGGCAACTAGAGAACTCTTCATCTTTTAATAATTCGAAAAGCGAATTCCACACTTCTGTTTGGATACTGCATGTGTCCATAGACTGGAATGTGAAAGATTTGGCATtctaaaggggaaaaaaatagttaaatcaCTGTAATGGTTTGAAAAGAAGCCACTTTCATCTCACTTGAGTGATGAATTCTTCCAAAATTTGTTGGATTTTGGAACCATCCCTACTTTTGATTACG
The window above is part of the Daphnia pulex isolate KAP4 chromosome 3, ASM2113471v1 genome. Proteins encoded here:
- the LOC124191571 gene encoding autophagy protein 12-like, translated to MDNNPVNEALPDAASVEDNELNVEMPSHTDESLPALPNSAPATPKADNKTPKITVVLCPVGGAPIMRQRKWEVDSTQTIGFIASFIRKKLTLQKSDSLFFYVNQSFAPSLDQTVQNLFDCFGSDGKLILAYCRTQAWG
- the LOC124191570 gene encoding synembryn-A-like, which encodes MDFVNVIKSRDGSKIQQILEEFITQNAKSFTFQSMDTCSIQTEVWNSLFELLKDEEFSSCHSHCLQILKILSRDQQHLDKIVTDSFINLLVEKANLSLQKSTNLPEQFVGILEAQKCIFNLVFSHLKSRTLVSETSIAEAILLRLSVEKSSNIPHDVLLFDLKILFLLTALCSDCRPTLRYSLHGIKHLTKYLEQCCTVHGLDHLDGNTAELCCECLKIIFNLLLSNEKLIDLPNEDYDDLQLQRELMKIIRQFLLANSNALAKKEELKSHAINLLTSMSFESYEELIPACANSEDCFQGCDITALVVLLEFLEERLGKPIRVLQEELLPVLSVLIQFSRTNRIARKFIRSRVLPPLRDVMHRPEEGNTIRSKLCRLMTSPSTQVEFLVAEFLFVLCKENVSRLIKYTGYGNAAGLLAHRGLMMGHPPSHVSAYSSDSEDSGTEEYKQVEHSINPVTGSYEPQRPNPLENMSEEQKEYEAVKLVNMIDQLQRKGIIQPARVGEDGKPRAIEHVMELQKD